The Lycium barbarum isolate Lr01 chromosome 9, ASM1917538v2, whole genome shotgun sequence genome has a segment encoding these proteins:
- the LOC132611523 gene encoding uncharacterized protein LOC132611523 encodes MEWRKCYLDVILVPLGFMISMAYHAWLWHKVKTQPLSTIIGTNASGRRSWVSAIMKDNEKKNILAVQTFRNTIMGTTLMATTAILLCSGLAAVISSTYSVKKPLNDAVYGGHGEFMVALKYVTLLLLFLFSFISYSLSIRFISQVNFLINCPPDHLGILSTEYISELLEKAFILNTVANRLFYAALTLVLWIFGPVLVFLSSVSLVTVLYNLDFCT; translated from the exons atggaATGGAGGAAATGTTATTTGGATGTGATATTAGTTCCATTAGggtttatgataagcatggcatatCATGCTTGGTTATGGCATAAGGTTAAGACACAACCTCTTTCTACTATTATTGGAACCAATGCTAGTGGCAGACGTTCATGGGTTTCTGCTATAATGAAG GATAATGAAAAGAAAAACATCTTGGCTGTTCAAACATTCAGAAACACCATAATGGGAACAACCCTAATGGCCACAACCGCAATCCTTTTGTGTTCAGGCCTAGCTGCTGTAATAAGTAGCACTTATAGTGTCAAGAAGCCATTAAACGATGCCGTTTATGGGGGTCATGGAGAGTTCATGGTTGCACTAAAATATGTGACACTATTGCTACTTTTCCTCTTCTCGTTCATTAGTTATTCCTTATCAATTAGGTTCATCAGCCAAGTGAATTTCCTTATCAATTGTCCACCAGACCATTTGGGAATATTGAGCACTGAATATATTTCAGAGTTACTTGAAAAGGCCTTCATTTTGAACACCGTGGCTAATAGGTTGTTCTATGCTGCATTAACACTTGTACTTTGGATCTTTGGGCCTGTGTTAGTTTTCTTGAGTTCTGTTAGTCTTGTAACAGTGCTTTACAATCTGGACTTTTGTACTTGA